A single region of the Thermodesulfobacteriota bacterium genome encodes:
- a CDS encoding prepilin-type N-terminal cleavage/methylation domain-containing protein produces MNRGFTLIELLIGVLIAGIIAAIAVPMIQQQLAESAESVAIADIGIIVSKFDAILKESPDSLPEDQAAFDAYCQTAGLKCTDPWHNPYQYLRLFNRPGNENQARKDHNLHPINTYFDLYSKGPDGNSVKALTGGPSQDDIICANDGAYIGTVSSYPGL; encoded by the coding sequence ATGAATCGAGGCTTCACCCTGATCGAGCTCCTGATCGGCGTTCTGATCGCGGGGATCATCGCGGCCATCGCCGTCCCCATGATCCAGCAGCAGCTCGCCGAAAGCGCCGAGTCCGTCGCCATCGCGGACATCGGAATCATCGTTTCGAAATTCGATGCGATCCTCAAGGAAAGTCCCGACTCGCTGCCGGAGGACCAGGCGGCATTCGACGCATATTGCCAGACAGCGGGCCTGAAGTGCACGGACCCATGGCACAACCCTTACCAGTATTTGCGGTTGTTCAATCGCCCCGGAAACGAAAACCAGGCGCGCAAGGACCACAATCTCCATCCCATCAACACCTACTTCGACCTGTACAGCAAAGGGCCCGACGGGAACAGCGTCAAGGCGCTGACGGGAGGACCCAGCCAGGACGACATCATCTGCGCCAATGACGGGGCCTACATCGGGACGGTATCCTCGTATCCCGGTTTGTAG
- a CDS encoding KamA family radical SAM protein yields METRSGDDAVPLRPRKGGNAAAGLPWPQVTREQWNDYRWQLSNRLTSVEELSGPLGIPAEEAGLLSRVCDHYRMGITPYYFSLIRFDDPDDPIARQAIPSAEEYFGVEGGEDDPLEEEKDMPVPGLTHRYPDRCLMVVTNFCSMYCRHCTRKRIWTMGEAAKTEFELSKMFAYVKRHEEIRDVIVSGGDPLTLPTDRLEYILKNLRKIPHVEIIRIGTRVPVVLPMRVDDELCAVLEKYGPVWLNTQFNHPREVTAEARAACDRLLRAGVPVNNQTVLLKGVNDHPEIVRKLNTELLKAKVRPYYLFQCDMVRGLEHFRTRLSKGIEIMEALRGHTSGLAIPSYVVDVPGGGGKIPLMPTYILAMGEERTVLRNYEGIIVSYEEARDDGRPSARPETALPAPRTDVYRLLTGELRALTPAGNERMARRKRRCESASPTT; encoded by the coding sequence ATGGAAACCCGTTCCGGAGACGATGCCGTACCGCTGAGGCCCCGGAAAGGAGGTAACGCCGCCGCGGGGCTTCCCTGGCCGCAGGTCACGCGCGAGCAGTGGAACGACTACCGCTGGCAGCTCTCCAACCGGCTCACCTCCGTCGAGGAGCTGTCGGGCCCGCTGGGCATCCCCGCCGAGGAGGCCGGCCTCCTTTCCCGCGTGTGCGACCACTACCGCATGGGCATCACGCCCTACTACTTCTCCCTCATCCGGTTCGACGATCCCGACGACCCGATCGCCCGGCAGGCGATCCCCTCCGCCGAGGAGTACTTCGGCGTCGAGGGCGGCGAGGACGATCCGCTGGAGGAGGAGAAGGACATGCCGGTCCCGGGGCTCACGCACCGGTACCCGGACCGCTGCCTGATGGTCGTGACCAACTTCTGCTCCATGTACTGCCGGCACTGCACGCGGAAGCGGATCTGGACCATGGGGGAGGCGGCGAAGACCGAGTTCGAGCTCTCGAAGATGTTCGCCTACGTGAAGCGCCACGAGGAGATCCGCGACGTCATCGTCTCCGGCGGCGATCCGCTGACCCTTCCCACCGACCGGCTGGAGTACATCCTGAAGAACCTCCGGAAGATCCCGCACGTCGAGATCATCCGGATCGGCACCCGCGTCCCGGTGGTCCTGCCGATGCGCGTCGACGACGAGCTCTGCGCCGTGCTGGAGAAATACGGCCCGGTCTGGCTGAACACCCAGTTCAACCACCCCCGGGAGGTGACCGCGGAGGCGAGGGCCGCGTGCGACCGGCTGCTGCGCGCCGGCGTCCCGGTGAACAACCAGACCGTCCTGCTCAAGGGGGTCAACGATCACCCCGAGATCGTCCGGAAGCTGAACACGGAGCTGCTCAAGGCGAAGGTCCGCCCGTATTACCTGTTCCAGTGCGACATGGTGCGGGGGCTCGAGCATTTCCGGACGCGCCTCTCGAAGGGGATCGAGATCATGGAGGCGCTGCGGGGGCACACCTCGGGACTGGCGATCCCCTCCTACGTGGTGGACGTCCCGGGCGGCGGCGGGAAGATCCCGCTGATGCCCACCTACATCCTTGCGATGGGGGAAGAGCGCACGGTCCTGCGGAACTACGAAGGGATCATCGTCAGCTACGAGGAGGCGCGCGACGACGGCCGCCCGTCCGCGCGGCCCGAGACGGCCCTTCCGGCGCCGCGCACCGACGTCTACCGGCTGCTGACCGGGGAGCTGCGCGCGCTCACGCCCGCCGGGAACGAACGCATGGCCAGGAGAAAGCGCCGGTGCGAGTCGGCCTCGCCTACAACGTAA
- a CDS encoding DUF1992 domain-containing protein, which produces MDYMAIIAERKILEAMENGEFDDLPGKGKPLDLSDDPMVPEDLRLAYKVMRNAGCLPPELELHREIIRLRELVDAAGDESQRAARIKELNVKLLRFNIMKKRPVNLEGVPEYRDRTIGKLTR; this is translated from the coding sequence ATGGACTACATGGCCATCATCGCGGAGCGGAAGATCCTCGAGGCGATGGAGAACGGGGAGTTCGACGACCTGCCGGGGAAAGGGAAGCCGCTCGACCTCTCCGACGATCCTATGGTCCCGGAGGATCTGCGCCTCGCCTACAAGGTGATGAGGAACGCCGGCTGCCTTCCTCCCGAGCTGGAGCTGCACCGGGAGATCATCCGCCTGAGGGAGTTGGTCGATGCGGCAGGCGACGAATCGCAGCGCGCCGCACGGATCAAGGAGCTCAACGTCAAGCTCCTGCGCTTCAACATCATGAAGAAGCGGCCTGTGAACCTGGAGGGCGTTCCGGAGTACCGGGACCGGACGATCGGGAAGCTCACTCGGTAG
- a CDS encoding ATP-grasp domain-containing protein codes for MNLAAVKPLRVAVLYTSVFEALKEVKEEQREEMDLEVNARMVADALQAAGFDAWPHAFGKEPGELVAALGVMKPDAVFNLSECPMLAPEKEMHACALLELLRLPYTGNGPLTLGICNSKALSKQLLVAAGIPTPPSRLYTAPPETDPDIPYPLVVKPANEDGSAGITEDSFVSDLEGLRRQVKWLKEGFRQNALAEKYVGGREFNVGLLGNGTEADPHRSLPPAELVYKNPKWRLCSYESKWISTHPSYAEIVSVVPAEAPRELIERLSRTTLECARIFRLTGYARVDFRMDDRGELYVLEVNPNPDISTDAGMTRAARAAGFSHAELIREILRLGLALGAR; via the coding sequence ATGAACCTCGCCGCGGTGAAACCGCTCCGCGTCGCCGTCCTCTATACCTCCGTGTTCGAAGCGCTCAAGGAGGTCAAGGAGGAGCAGCGCGAGGAGATGGACCTCGAGGTCAACGCCCGCATGGTGGCGGACGCGCTCCAGGCCGCGGGGTTCGACGCCTGGCCGCACGCCTTCGGGAAGGAGCCGGGGGAGCTGGTCGCCGCGCTGGGCGTCATGAAGCCCGACGCGGTCTTCAACCTGAGCGAGTGCCCGATGCTCGCCCCGGAGAAGGAGATGCACGCCTGCGCGCTGCTGGAGCTGCTGCGCCTCCCCTACACCGGGAACGGGCCGCTCACTCTGGGCATCTGCAACTCCAAGGCGCTTTCCAAGCAGCTTCTCGTCGCCGCCGGCATCCCCACCCCGCCCTCCCGGCTCTACACCGCGCCGCCCGAGACGGACCCGGACATCCCCTACCCGCTGGTCGTCAAGCCCGCCAACGAGGACGGCTCCGCCGGGATCACCGAGGACAGCTTCGTCTCCGACCTGGAAGGGCTGCGCCGCCAGGTGAAGTGGCTGAAGGAAGGGTTCCGCCAGAACGCGCTGGCGGAAAAGTACGTCGGGGGAAGGGAGTTCAACGTGGGATTGCTGGGGAACGGGACGGAAGCCGACCCCCACCGGTCGCTCCCCCCCGCCGAGCTGGTCTACAAGAACCCGAAGTGGCGGCTCTGCAGCTACGAATCGAAGTGGATCTCGACGCACCCGTCCTACGCGGAGATCGTCTCCGTGGTCCCGGCGGAAGCCCCGCGGGAGCTGATCGAGCGGCTGTCGCGGACCACCCTCGAGTGCGCGCGGATCTTCCGGCTGACCGGGTACGCACGCGTCGACTTCCGAATGGACGATCGCGGCGAGCTGTACGTCCTCGAGGTGAATCCCAACCCCGACATCTCCACGGACGCGGGGATGACGCGCGCGGCGCGCGCCGCCGGATTCTCCCACGCGGAGCTGATCCGCGAGATCCTGCGGCTGGGGCTCGCACTGGGCGCCCGTTGA
- a CDS encoding GNAT family N-acetyltransferase, whose amino-acid sequence MTRIRPIEPGDRGPIRDLIAGTHAFKPFEVDVAMELVDVALTQKGQDDYHPFVLAEEDGAVAAYACFGKNPMTKSTFDLYWIATRADRMGKGYGKAMVEFVVEEVRRRGGKLLVIETSSQESYGTTRLFYDRIGATLAATLPDYYDEGDDKLIYLLPVR is encoded by the coding sequence TTGACCCGAATCCGCCCCATCGAGCCCGGCGACCGCGGGCCCATCCGCGACCTGATCGCGGGGACCCACGCCTTCAAGCCCTTCGAGGTCGACGTGGCGATGGAGCTGGTCGATGTCGCCCTGACCCAGAAGGGGCAGGACGACTACCATCCCTTCGTCCTGGCGGAGGAGGACGGCGCCGTGGCCGCCTACGCCTGCTTCGGGAAGAATCCGATGACGAAATCCACCTTCGACCTGTACTGGATCGCCACCCGGGCGGACCGGATGGGGAAAGGGTACGGGAAGGCGATGGTCGAGTTCGTCGTGGAGGAGGTGCGGCGCCGCGGCGGGAAGCTCCTGGTCATCGAGACCTCCTCGCAGGAGAGCTACGGCACGACCCGCCTCTTCTACGACCGGATCGGCGCCACGCTCGCCGCGACGCTGCCAGACTATTACGACGAAGGCGACGACAAGCTCATCTACCTGCTGCCGGTGCGTTAG
- a CDS encoding D-alanine--D-alanine ligase, giving the protein MRVGLAYNVKPADPPEHLPEDAFEEYDSEATVGHIFDALSRLGHEVRRLPAGREFVDALGASPVDIVFNIAEGEGGRCREAHVPAVLEMLGIPYVGSDPLTLSVTLDKPVAKKLVAQEGFPTPAFRTYRSAAEFTEWPLSFPVIVKPAYEGSSKGVRLSSRAVDFAQARGMVRFVTETYRQDALVEVFVPGAEVTVGVLGNDPPRVAGMMEIVPRKVPAGEFVYSLEVKRDWENQVVYRVPPELPAAVLSEIERCALGIYRALGCLDFSRIDFRLDAGGTPQFIECNPLPGLSPGYGDLPIMTGRMGLPYLSLIGEILGHALARLGMSPS; this is encoded by the coding sequence GTGCGAGTCGGCCTCGCCTACAACGTAAAACCGGCCGATCCTCCCGAGCACCTGCCCGAGGACGCCTTCGAGGAATACGACTCCGAGGCGACCGTGGGTCACATCTTCGACGCCCTCTCCCGCCTGGGACACGAGGTCCGCCGCCTCCCCGCGGGGAGGGAGTTCGTCGACGCCCTCGGGGCGTCCCCCGTGGACATCGTCTTCAACATCGCGGAAGGGGAAGGCGGCCGGTGCCGCGAGGCCCACGTGCCGGCCGTGCTGGAGATGCTCGGCATCCCGTATGTCGGCTCCGACCCGCTGACGCTGTCGGTCACCCTCGACAAGCCCGTTGCGAAGAAACTCGTGGCGCAGGAGGGATTCCCCACCCCGGCGTTCCGCACGTACCGGTCCGCCGCAGAATTCACGGAATGGCCTCTTTCGTTCCCCGTCATCGTCAAGCCGGCCTACGAAGGCTCGAGCAAGGGGGTCCGCCTCTCCTCCCGGGCGGTCGATTTCGCGCAGGCGCGCGGGATGGTCCGCTTCGTCACGGAGACCTACCGGCAGGACGCGCTGGTCGAGGTGTTCGTCCCCGGGGCGGAGGTCACGGTGGGCGTCCTCGGAAACGACCCGCCCCGCGTCGCGGGGATGATGGAGATCGTCCCCCGGAAGGTCCCCGCGGGGGAGTTCGTCTATTCGCTCGAGGTCAAGCGCGACTGGGAGAACCAGGTCGTATATCGCGTCCCCCCGGAGCTTCCCGCGGCGGTCCTCTCGGAGATCGAACGGTGCGCCCTGGGGATCTACCGCGCGCTCGGCTGCCTCGATTTCTCCCGGATCGATTTCCGTCTGGACGCCGGCGGGACCCCCCAGTTCATCGAGTGCAACCCGCTGCCCGGCCTCTCCCCCGGCTACGGAGACCTGCCGATCATGACCGGGCGGATGGGGCTTCCGTACCTGTCGCTGATCGGGGAGATCCTCGGCCACGCCCTGGCCCGGCTCGGGATGTCCCCCTCATGA
- a CDS encoding HD domain-containing phosphohydrolase: MTLKLPSRQSRFGRRMLWILFLCVVTPGILLGYLSLRRVDAKLRDDALRRMRHQTHEVALSIHNGLGFLEEKGLFLAALIDSSAGPAGLEWLSKNRLVLGVSSFRRGVGPETLYGKPCPPPPTDSGSLAHLAAGKGLLYLDRGAGGTFRGFIACAMRGTPPDREMLLVEVNLEYIWEEVRDAIPPLSEAVILSPDGEILFATGAAPPGLLERIGQIRGKTHLGEFEWEKPDPLLVFHAMVFLKPSLHSEPWTVAVFQPRSASFGAVGRFTRILFLVSLLVVFSAALFAIVQVRRNVAPLELLEEGTRRISGGDFESRIEIGSGDEFEELAQSFNGMADRLGREFRVQEALGKTVQAILGETDRERIVRALLDNVASVVPCDCAALSLLETDGTENVADTRIRGESSAGREESACLTMHLRQDEIDRLKSAKTSVAAEPDREFREYLSHWPLPRPETFLLSPLVSHGELTGVLLLGHRKACVPGGNVLVRLRQIADQTAIALSRARLVDELNENDLGTLQAFSRAVDTNSPWTAGHSQRVTALAMEIGRELGLPAREIDVLHRGGLLHDIGKLGIPPAILDKPGKLTEEEFAVIRRHPSSGAEILRPIPSLGKIIPIVEQHHERFDGSGYPVGLAGEAISLNARIVAVADVADALSTDRPYRPGWPQEKVLSYLLENSGRQFDPSAAAAFLRVAERADNGSPAVFQV, from the coding sequence ATGACCTTGAAGCTGCCTTCCCGCCAGAGCCGGTTCGGGCGCAGGATGCTCTGGATCCTCTTCCTTTGCGTCGTGACGCCCGGGATCCTTCTCGGATACCTTTCGCTGCGACGGGTGGACGCGAAACTCCGCGACGATGCGCTGCGCAGGATGCGCCACCAGACTCACGAGGTGGCCCTGTCGATCCACAACGGCCTGGGCTTCCTGGAGGAGAAGGGGCTGTTCCTCGCCGCCCTCATCGACAGCAGTGCGGGGCCGGCGGGCCTGGAATGGCTGTCGAAGAACCGCCTCGTCCTCGGAGTATCCAGCTTCCGTCGAGGCGTCGGGCCGGAAACGCTGTACGGCAAGCCCTGCCCGCCTCCCCCCACCGACAGCGGAAGTCTCGCGCATCTCGCCGCAGGGAAAGGCCTCCTTTACCTCGATCGGGGTGCGGGCGGCACGTTCCGCGGCTTCATCGCGTGCGCCATGCGGGGAACCCCGCCGGACCGGGAGATGCTGCTGGTGGAGGTGAACCTCGAATACATCTGGGAGGAAGTCCGGGATGCGATCCCTCCCCTGTCGGAGGCCGTCATCCTTTCCCCCGACGGTGAAATTCTCTTCGCGACCGGAGCGGCCCCCCCCGGGCTCCTCGAACGCATCGGACAGATCCGGGGCAAGACGCACCTCGGCGAGTTCGAATGGGAGAAACCCGATCCTCTCCTGGTTTTCCACGCCATGGTCTTCCTGAAACCCTCCCTGCATTCCGAGCCCTGGACCGTGGCGGTCTTTCAGCCGCGTTCGGCATCGTTCGGAGCGGTGGGCCGGTTCACCCGGATCCTGTTCCTCGTCAGCCTCCTCGTCGTCTTTTCCGCCGCCCTGTTCGCGATCGTGCAGGTCCGTCGCAACGTCGCCCCGCTCGAACTGCTGGAAGAGGGCACCCGGCGCATCAGCGGGGGAGATTTCGAAAGCCGCATCGAGATCGGCAGCGGGGACGAGTTCGAGGAGCTCGCCCAGTCCTTCAACGGCATGGCGGACCGGCTGGGCAGGGAGTTCCGCGTCCAGGAAGCGCTGGGAAAGACCGTCCAGGCGATCCTCGGGGAAACGGACCGGGAGCGGATCGTCCGGGCCCTGCTGGACAACGTGGCGTCCGTGGTCCCGTGCGATTGCGCCGCGCTGTCCCTCCTCGAGACCGACGGAACGGAAAACGTCGCGGACACCCGCATCCGCGGGGAATCTTCCGCGGGCCGGGAGGAAAGCGCCTGCCTCACGATGCATCTCCGTCAGGACGAGATCGACCGGTTGAAGTCCGCGAAAACGAGCGTCGCCGCGGAACCGGACCGGGAATTTCGCGAGTACCTCTCGCACTGGCCGCTCCCCCGCCCGGAAACGTTCCTTCTCTCGCCGCTCGTTTCCCACGGGGAACTGACGGGAGTCCTCCTGCTCGGACACAGGAAGGCATGCGTCCCGGGCGGCAACGTCCTCGTTCGGCTCCGCCAGATCGCCGACCAGACGGCCATCGCCCTGAGCCGCGCACGGCTGGTCGACGAGCTGAACGAGAACGACCTGGGAACCCTGCAGGCCTTCTCCCGGGCCGTGGACACGAACTCCCCGTGGACCGCGGGGCACTCCCAGAGGGTGACCGCCCTGGCTATGGAGATCGGGCGGGAGCTCGGATTGCCGGCGAGGGAGATCGACGTGCTGCACCGCGGGGGGCTGCTCCACGACATCGGCAAGCTCGGCATCCCTCCTGCGATTCTCGACAAGCCCGGCAAGCTGACGGAGGAGGAGTTCGCCGTCATCCGGCGGCATCCCTCCTCGGGAGCGGAGATCCTCCGCCCGATCCCCTCCCTGGGGAAGATCATTCCCATCGTGGAACAGCACCACGAGCGCTTCGACGGATCGGGATACCCGGTGGGCCTCGCGGGGGAGGCCATCTCCCTGAACGCGCGGATCGTGGCCGTGGCGGACGTGGCCGACGCGTTGTCCACGGACCGGCCGTACCGTCCGGGGTGGCCGCAGGAAAAAGTGCTCTCCTACCTCCTCGAGAATTCCGGGCGGCAATTCGATCCTTCGGCGGCGGCGGCGTTCCTGCGGGTTGCGGAGCGGGCGGACAACGGCTCACCGGCCGTTTTCCAGGTATAG
- a CDS encoding helix-turn-helix domain-containing protein has translation MIDIGARIKHLRQINGLAQSDLAERAGLTKGAISQVERNLTSPSVANLFEILSALNETPSSFFADVDEEKVLFRKTDALPSEVTGYKTFDTLLPKSRYRSIVAYRATISPGRQTPPEPAQEGENYVHVLAGRLGLQLGKVSYVARKGESLYFSGEQEFSYSNKGKTIVDFLWVRTSG, from the coding sequence ATGATCGACATCGGCGCCAGGATCAAGCACCTTCGCCAGATCAACGGGCTGGCGCAGTCCGACCTGGCCGAGCGCGCGGGGCTCACCAAGGGAGCCATCTCCCAGGTCGAGCGCAACCTGACCTCCCCCTCCGTCGCCAACCTCTTCGAGATCCTCTCCGCCCTGAACGAGACGCCCTCGTCCTTCTTCGCCGACGTGGACGAGGAAAAGGTGCTCTTCCGGAAAACCGACGCGCTCCCTTCCGAAGTCACGGGATACAAGACCTTCGACACGCTCCTTCCGAAAAGCCGCTACCGCTCCATCGTCGCCTACCGCGCCACGATCTCCCCGGGGAGGCAGACGCCTCCCGAGCCCGCGCAGGAAGGGGAGAACTACGTCCACGTCCTGGCGGGCCGCCTGGGACTGCAGCTCGGGAAGGTCTCCTACGTGGCGCGCAAGGGAGAGAGCCTCTACTTTTCGGGAGAGCAGGAGTTCTCGTACTCGAACAAGGGAAAGACCATCGTCGATTTCCTCTGGGTGCGCACGAGCGGATGA